From a region of the Paenibacillus sp. R14(2021) genome:
- a CDS encoding S1 domain-containing RNA-binding protein: MAIEVGAKLEGKVTGITHFGAFVDLSGGVTGLVHISEIADNYVKDVKDHLKLEDVVTVKVINVDKDGKIGLSIKQAIDRPEGSAPPQRERSGDRPGGFNRPSGGGGGGGGFSRTGAPGGGGDRGPSGGGGGFNRQGGGGGGGRPFNKAGGGKPAYGKPSFEDKVSRFLKDSEERMSSLKKNTESKRGGRGAKRV; encoded by the coding sequence ATGGCAATTGAAGTGGGCGCCAAGTTAGAGGGCAAGGTGACAGGCATTACGCATTTCGGAGCATTCGTCGATTTGTCGGGAGGTGTCACAGGGCTAGTTCACATCTCAGAGATTGCCGATAACTACGTCAAGGATGTTAAGGACCATCTCAAGCTAGAAGATGTTGTGACAGTGAAGGTCATTAATGTAGACAAAGACGGGAAAATCGGACTTTCCATTAAACAAGCAATTGACCGGCCAGAAGGGTCTGCACCTCCTCAGCGTGAGCGCAGTGGAGATCGGCCAGGCGGCTTTAACCGTCCGAGCGGCGGCGGTGGTGGTGGCGGCGGCTTCAGCCGCACAGGAGCACCAGGCGGTGGTGGAGATCGCGGTCCAAGCGGCGGTGGCGGTGGCTTCAATCGCCAAGGCGGCGGTGGTGGCGGCGGACGTCCATTCAATAAAGCAGGCGGCGGCAAGCCCGCATACGGCAAGCCTTCTTTCGAGGATAAAGTGTCACGCTTCCTGAAGGATAGCGAAGAGCGTATGTCCTCCTTGAAGAAGAACACGGAATCCAAACGCGGCGGACGTGGAGCGAAGCGCGTTTAA